Proteins encoded by one window of Marixanthomonas sp. SCSIO 43207:
- the queA gene encoding tRNA preQ1(34) S-adenosylmethionine ribosyltransferase-isomerase QueA yields the protein MKLSNFNFDLPAELLAEYPASNRDEARLMVLNRKEKTIEHKMFKDLIDYFNEDDVLVLNNTKVFPARLFGNKEKTGARIEVFLLRELNPETRLWDVLVDPARKIRIGNKLYFGDDESLVAEVIDNTTSRGRTLRFLFDGSYEEFRNKLTELGETPLPKYIKRDVEPEDADRYQTIYAKEEGAVAAPTAGLHFSKHLLKRLEIKGINFAEVTLHVGLGTFSPVEVEDLSKHKMDSEEIILPQSSVDVINTGIERKKRVCAVGTTVMRALESSVSSNNMLNTYAGWTNKFIFPPYDFSIANCMVTNFHTPKSTLLMMVSAFAGHDFIKEAYEEAVKEKYRFYTYGDAMLIL from the coding sequence ATGAAACTTTCAAATTTCAATTTTGACTTACCAGCCGAATTATTAGCAGAATATCCAGCTTCTAACCGAGACGAAGCCAGACTTATGGTTTTAAACCGAAAAGAGAAAACCATCGAGCATAAAATGTTCAAAGATCTTATTGACTATTTTAATGAAGATGACGTTTTGGTTTTAAACAATACAAAAGTATTTCCGGCTCGTTTATTTGGTAACAAAGAAAAAACAGGCGCTCGTATAGAGGTTTTCTTGTTGCGAGAGTTAAACCCAGAGACAAGACTTTGGGATGTATTAGTAGATCCTGCACGTAAAATACGAATAGGAAACAAACTTTATTTTGGAGATGATGAATCATTGGTTGCTGAAGTAATTGATAACACAACTTCTAGAGGACGTACGCTTCGTTTCTTATTTGATGGATCATATGAAGAATTCAGAAATAAGTTAACTGAACTTGGTGAAACACCATTGCCAAAATATATTAAAAGAGATGTAGAACCAGAAGATGCAGATAGATATCAAACTATTTATGCAAAAGAAGAAGGAGCAGTAGCAGCACCTACTGCAGGACTTCACTTTTCAAAACATTTATTGAAACGTCTAGAAATAAAAGGAATCAATTTTGCTGAAGTAACATTACACGTAGGTTTGGGAACCTTTAGCCCTGTTGAGGTTGAAGATCTTTCAAAGCACAAAATGGATTCTGAAGAAATTATTCTTCCTCAAAGTTCTGTAGACGTAATCAACACAGGAATAGAAAGAAAAAAACGTGTGTGCGCAGTAGGAACTACAGTAATGAGAGCTTTAGAAAGTTCAGTTTCATCAAATAATATGCTCAATACGTATGCAGGATGGACAAATAAATTTATTTTTCCACCATATGATTTTAGTATTGCAAACTGTATGGTTACAAACTTTCATACACCAAAATCTACTTTGTTAATGATGGTTTCAGCTTTTGCAGGACACGATTTTATCAAAGAAGCTTATGAAGAAGCAGTAAAAGAAAAATACCGTTTTTATACATATGGAGATGCTATGTTAATTTTATAG
- a CDS encoding chorismate mutase yields MQNSKKLRNWLDAFGLEHPLVIAGPCSAETQEQVLKIAHQLKETDATVLRAGIWKPRTRPGNFEGVGALGLKWLQEAKNQTGMLTTTEVANPNHVDLALKHNVDILWIGARTTVSPFVVQEIADALKGTNKTVLIKNPVNPDLALWLGAVERFYSADIHNLGVIHRGFSTYEKSKYRNNPEWQIPIDLQNQFPDLPLILDPSHIAGNRDIIFELCQTALDLNYDGLMVETHYDPDNAWSDAKQQITPKTLDQMTVDLRIRKKGDDKVEFNNELSKLRAQIDVIDDKIVQMMGKRMNIAENIGELKKEHNVAILQVKRWNEILGRMILAGEHNHLSEEFILRLYKAIHQESIAHQKNVFNE; encoded by the coding sequence ATGCAAAACAGTAAAAAATTACGTAATTGGTTAGATGCTTTTGGCTTAGAACATCCATTGGTAATCGCAGGTCCTTGTAGTGCCGAAACGCAAGAACAAGTATTAAAAATTGCGCATCAATTAAAAGAAACAGATGCAACAGTATTGCGTGCCGGTATCTGGAAACCTAGAACTCGTCCGGGCAACTTTGAAGGAGTAGGAGCTTTGGGTTTAAAATGGTTGCAAGAAGCAAAAAACCAAACTGGAATGTTGACTACAACCGAAGTTGCCAACCCAAATCACGTAGATTTGGCACTTAAACACAACGTTGATATTCTATGGATTGGTGCTAGAACAACTGTGTCGCCATTTGTTGTACAAGAAATTGCTGATGCCTTAAAAGGAACAAATAAAACAGTACTGATTAAAAATCCTGTAAATCCAGATTTAGCACTATGGCTAGGAGCTGTTGAACGATTTTACAGTGCAGATATTCACAACTTGGGTGTAATCCATAGAGGTTTTTCAACTTATGAAAAATCAAAATATCGTAATAACCCAGAATGGCAAATACCAATTGATCTTCAAAATCAATTTCCAGATTTACCGTTAATACTAGATCCATCACATATTGCCGGAAACCGTGATATAATATTTGAATTATGTCAAACTGCTTTAGATCTTAATTATGACGGTCTTATGGTAGAAACACATTATGATCCTGACAATGCGTGGAGTGATGCCAAACAACAAATCACTCCTAAAACGTTAGATCAAATGACCGTAGATCTGCGCATCAGGAAAAAAGGAGATGACAAAGTTGAATTTAACAATGAATTGAGTAAACTTCGCGCTCAGATTGATGTAATCGATGATAAGATTGTGCAAATGATGGGTAAACGAATGAATATAGCCGAAAATATAGGTGAGCTTAAAAAAGAACACAACGTGGCTATTTTACAAGTAAAGCGTTGGAACGAAATTTTAGGCAGAATGATATTGGCAGGAGAACACAATCATTTAAGTGAGGAATTTATCCTTAGACTTTACAAAGCTATTCACCAAGAATCCATTGCGCACCAAAAAAACGTTTTTAATGAGTAA
- a CDS encoding head GIN domain-containing protein has protein sequence MKKIFVIFLLFPFLSCDSDKGLNCFQAAGDIIQEEFTVDPFNKITVWERTQLIIKQGETQKVIVETGDNLLNDIEVEVKDGVLNLRNTNGCNLVRDYGITKVYVTAPNLERIRNSSGLAVLGVGTLSYPFLALISEDQESEDAFHIDGDFKLKLDVQNLQIVANGLSNFFLSGKAKRANFGIFAGDARIEAPNLIIDNLMLFHRGTQDMIVNPQESIKGEIVSLGNVIAKNRPPIVEVEQLYRGRLIFED, from the coding sequence CGTCATCTTTTTGTTGTTTCCTTTTTTGAGTTGTGATTCAGATAAAGGATTAAACTGTTTTCAAGCAGCGGGCGATATTATTCAAGAAGAATTTACTGTAGACCCATTCAATAAAATAACTGTTTGGGAACGCACTCAATTGATTATCAAACAAGGTGAAACACAAAAAGTAATCGTAGAAACTGGTGATAACCTACTCAATGATATAGAAGTTGAGGTAAAAGATGGTGTGTTAAACCTTAGAAACACCAATGGATGTAACCTAGTGCGCGATTATGGAATTACAAAAGTTTATGTAACCGCACCAAATCTTGAACGTATACGCAACAGTTCTGGTTTGGCTGTTTTGGGAGTTGGTACACTTTCATATCCTTTTTTGGCATTAATAAGTGAAGATCAAGAGAGTGAAGATGCTTTTCATATAGATGGAGATTTTAAATTAAAACTAGACGTTCAAAACTTGCAGATTGTGGCAAACGGATTATCAAATTTCTTTTTATCCGGAAAAGCCAAACGAGCTAATTTCGGAATATTTGCCGGTGATGCAAGAATTGAAGCGCCCAACTTAATAATTGATAATTTGATGCTTTTTCACCGCGGAACTCAGGATATGATTGTAAATCCGCAAGAATCTATAAAAGGTGAAATAGTAAGTTTGGGTAACGTGATAGCCAAAAATAGACCACCAATTGTTGAAGTTGAACAATTATACAGAGGACGTCTTATTTTTGAGGACTAG
- the gldA gene encoding gliding motility-associated ABC transporter ATP-binding subunit GldA: protein MSINVTNITKTYGTQKALNSVSFSIKTGEIVGFLGPNGAGKSTLMKILTTYLPTSEGKASVNGFEVSKDDFKVQKSVGYLPEHNPLYLDMYVREFLHFQAEIYKTSKSEIEKIIERTGLSPEANKKIQQLSKGYRQRVGIASALLHDPEVLILDEPTTGLDPNQLIEIRELIKSIGKEKTVLLSTHIMQEVEAICDRVIIINKGSIVLNKNLAELQSGQQQIVEVEFDYRVETVALQKLPNVTKIENPGGHFIYNIYFSTQKDMRSEVFDFAHDNGLKILQLHQKNTTLEKLFVELTSPQK from the coding sequence ATGTCAATAAACGTCACAAATATTACAAAAACCTACGGAACGCAAAAAGCGTTAAACTCCGTATCATTCAGTATTAAAACCGGTGAGATCGTAGGGTTTTTAGGACCTAATGGCGCTGGGAAATCTACCTTAATGAAAATATTGACAACCTATCTTCCGACTTCAGAAGGAAAAGCAAGTGTTAATGGTTTTGAAGTTTCTAAAGATGATTTTAAGGTTCAAAAAAGTGTTGGTTATTTACCTGAACACAATCCGTTGTACCTTGATATGTATGTGCGAGAGTTTCTTCATTTTCAAGCTGAAATATATAAAACCTCAAAGAGTGAAATAGAAAAAATTATTGAACGCACAGGACTATCACCCGAAGCTAATAAAAAAATTCAACAACTATCAAAAGGATATAGACAACGAGTAGGTATCGCCAGCGCACTGCTTCACGACCCTGAGGTTCTTATTCTTGATGAACCAACTACAGGCTTAGACCCAAATCAATTAATAGAAATTAGAGAATTAATAAAAAGCATTGGTAAAGAAAAAACAGTGCTATTATCTACTCACATTATGCAGGAGGTAGAAGCTATTTGTGACCGTGTGATTATCATTAATAAAGGGTCTATCGTGCTTAATAAAAACCTTGCTGAATTACAATCTGGTCAACAACAAATTGTTGAAGTAGAGTTTGATTACAGAGTTGAAACTGTTGCTTTGCAAAAATTGCCGAATGTAACCAAAATTGAAAATCCTGGCGGACACTTTATTTATAACATCTATTTTTCTACCCAAAAGGATATGCGGAGCGAAGTCTTTGATTTTGCACACGATAATGGTTTAAAAATCCTTCAGCTGCATCAAAAAAATACGACGCTTGAAAAGCTATTTGTAGAATTAACTAGTCCTCAAAAATAA
- a CDS encoding 3-phosphoshikimate 1-carboxyvinyltransferase, whose product MKAVLTTKPLKENSAVIQVSGSKSESNRLLILQSQFQNLKLENLSESDDTMVLQKALLSNTGEVNIHHAGTAMRFLTAYFASQSKASVVLTGSERMQQRPIKVLVDALKTLGATIKYLSKEGYPPIAIAGKKISNSEVTMAANVSSQYISALLLIAPSLENGLTIHLEKNITSAPYLQMTVSLLQKIGVACTFSENTITVKPTSQIEDKAILIESDWSSASYFYSMVALSEKMTVTLKGYFKNSLQGDSILATIYESLGVTTSYNEADASITLSKNNKQLAEHIMLHLIDAPDIAQTIAVTCFGLGLGCKLTGLHTLKIKETDRLVALKTELEKLGAQVKITNDTLELISSEKIHEKITIQTYNDHRMAMAFAPLALKKQIQINDAGVVSKSFPTFWEDIQKTGIQVDFK is encoded by the coding sequence ATGAAAGCTGTACTCACCACAAAACCGTTAAAAGAAAACTCAGCTGTCATTCAAGTTTCAGGCTCAAAAAGTGAATCAAACAGATTGTTAATATTACAATCTCAATTTCAGAATTTGAAACTAGAAAACCTTTCTGAAAGTGATGATACTATGGTTTTACAAAAAGCTTTGCTGTCAAATACAGGCGAAGTGAATATTCATCACGCAGGCACAGCTATGCGTTTTTTAACTGCTTATTTTGCATCTCAATCAAAGGCCTCTGTTGTATTGACAGGAAGCGAAAGAATGCAGCAGCGACCCATTAAAGTGCTTGTAGATGCCTTAAAAACTCTTGGCGCAACTATCAAGTATTTAAGTAAAGAAGGATACCCGCCAATTGCAATTGCAGGAAAAAAAATTAGTAATAGCGAGGTGACAATGGCTGCAAATGTAAGTAGTCAATATATTTCGGCTTTACTTTTAATTGCTCCTTCGCTAGAAAATGGCTTGACAATACATCTTGAAAAAAATATTACTTCGGCGCCCTATTTACAAATGACGGTTTCTTTACTTCAAAAAATAGGCGTAGCGTGTACTTTTTCTGAAAATACTATTACGGTAAAACCCACTTCACAAATAGAAGATAAAGCTATTTTAATTGAGTCTGATTGGAGTTCAGCTTCCTATTTTTATAGTATGGTGGCTCTTTCAGAAAAAATGACAGTTACCCTCAAAGGCTATTTTAAAAATAGTTTGCAAGGCGATTCTATTCTAGCTACTATTTATGAATCACTTGGCGTCACAACATCTTATAATGAAGCAGACGCATCTATAACATTATCAAAAAACAATAAACAACTTGCAGAGCACATTATGTTGCATCTTATTGATGCGCCAGATATTGCTCAAACTATTGCTGTTACCTGTTTTGGACTGGGATTGGGTTGTAAATTAACCGGTTTACATACCTTAAAAATTAAAGAAACCGATAGGTTGGTTGCCTTGAAGACTGAATTAGAAAAGCTAGGAGCTCAGGTTAAAATCACAAATGACACTTTAGAATTAATTTCTTCAGAAAAAATACATGAAAAGATAACCATACAAACCTACAATGATCACCGTATGGCAATGGCTTTTGCGCCTTTAGCGTTAAAAAAACAAATACAAATTAATGATGCCGGTGTAGTATCAAAATCATTTCCAACCTTTTGGGAAGACATCCAAAAAACCGGAATACAAGTAGATTTTAAATAA
- a CDS encoding DUF3857 domain-containing protein: MRKIVALSLFLASFVTTFSQEAQFSISELSKELTENANSILLDEKIEIDVTENDRMRYSNYRAVMVLNKKGNNNTDAYVHYDDDTRVKDLEAWVYDAMGNEIAHFKERDFKDISASDGFSIYNDDRVKHLDYTPTVYPYTLVFKSEKESNTTAFIPRWFPIGGYYTSTKNSEFVVKFNPNNKPRILKQNLDGYNISVTETPNSFVCTANNITGIRYEDYSPYYKNILPHVKFSLNNFYLKGVPGSGKNWKEFGSWMDKKLLAKVSNLPPATIAKAKQLVANETTNLGKAKKIYEYLQNKVRYISVQIGIGGWKPMLAEDVDKLSYGDCKALTNYTKALLDVVGVPSYYTVLYAGEDEVDFNSEFSILEGNHAILGIPDGDDIVWLECTSQDVPFGYGGNHIDNRDVLIVTPEGGKIVRTKSYTYKENLEKNVAEVSVHVTGSVEAHVTTVSKGLQYDDKIYLEKLDTDDLEKRYKQKWGHINGFVIESVQLNNNKDDIVFSEKLSITIPNYCSSIGNDLLFSLNVFTQSVNVPPRFPNRKQKLHIAEGFTESDTVTITIDESLAVDSLPEAVSIENKFGSYAFSVSEISNNTLQYTRTYTLKKGTFPATDYKQYRSFLRRISKMDQAKILLTQNTK; the protein is encoded by the coding sequence ATGCGAAAGATAGTTGCCCTAAGTTTATTTCTAGCATCTTTTGTAACCACTTTTTCACAAGAAGCCCAATTTTCTATCAGTGAGTTATCAAAAGAGCTAACAGAAAATGCCAATAGTATTTTATTGGATGAAAAAATAGAAATTGATGTTACCGAAAATGACCGTATGCGCTATAGCAATTATAGGGCTGTAATGGTACTGAATAAAAAAGGTAACAATAATACAGATGCCTACGTGCATTATGACGATGACACGAGAGTTAAAGACCTTGAAGCCTGGGTTTATGACGCTATGGGAAATGAAATTGCCCATTTTAAAGAGCGCGATTTTAAAGACATTAGTGCATCAGACGGATTTTCAATTTACAACGATGACCGTGTAAAACATCTAGACTACACCCCAACCGTATACCCATATACGTTAGTTTTCAAATCTGAAAAGGAAAGTAATACAACTGCTTTTATACCAAGATGGTTCCCAATAGGCGGGTATTATACTTCTACAAAAAACAGTGAGTTTGTAGTTAAGTTTAACCCAAATAACAAACCAAGAATATTAAAACAAAACCTTGATGGATATAATATTTCTGTAACTGAAACCCCAAATTCTTTTGTTTGTACCGCCAATAACATTACCGGAATTAGATATGAAGATTACAGCCCTTATTATAAAAACATATTACCACACGTAAAGTTTTCTCTTAATAATTTTTATCTCAAAGGTGTACCAGGCAGCGGTAAAAACTGGAAAGAGTTTGGTTCTTGGATGGATAAAAAGTTACTTGCAAAGGTTAGTAACCTTCCTCCCGCAACAATTGCAAAAGCAAAACAATTGGTAGCAAATGAAACCACCAATTTGGGTAAAGCAAAAAAAATATATGAATACCTTCAAAATAAAGTTAGATACATCAGTGTACAAATAGGTATAGGAGGATGGAAACCCATGCTGGCAGAAGATGTAGACAAATTAAGCTATGGAGATTGTAAAGCATTAACAAACTACACAAAAGCACTCTTAGACGTTGTAGGGGTTCCTTCTTATTATACCGTTTTATACGCCGGAGAAGATGAGGTAGATTTCAATTCAGAATTTTCAATTCTTGAAGGTAATCACGCCATTCTAGGTATACCAGACGGAGATGATATCGTTTGGTTAGAATGTACTAGTCAAGATGTGCCTTTTGGCTACGGTGGTAATCATATAGATAATAGAGATGTACTCATAGTAACACCTGAAGGCGGTAAAATAGTTCGTACCAAATCATACACTTATAAAGAAAATCTAGAAAAAAATGTAGCAGAAGTAAGTGTACATGTGACTGGAAGTGTTGAAGCTCACGTAACCACAGTTTCAAAAGGGCTGCAGTATGATGATAAAATTTATCTTGAAAAGCTAGATACAGATGATCTTGAGAAACGCTATAAGCAAAAATGGGGGCATATTAACGGCTTTGTCATTGAAAGCGTACAGCTCAATAACAATAAAGATGATATTGTTTTTTCAGAAAAACTGTCAATTACTATCCCAAATTATTGTTCGAGTATTGGTAACGACTTACTGTTTTCATTAAATGTGTTTACACAATCTGTAAATGTACCTCCTCGTTTTCCGAATCGAAAACAAAAACTACACATAGCCGAAGGTTTTACCGAAAGCGATACAGTAACAATTACCATAGATGAAAGCTTAGCTGTTGATAGCCTTCCGGAAGCTGTGAGTATTGAAAATAAATTTGGAAGCTACGCTTTTTCAGTTTCTGAAATTTCAAATAATACTTTACAATACACAAGAACATATACACTAAAAAAAGGAACTTTCCCCGCCACAGATTATAAACAATACCGATCCTTTTTAAGACGCATTTCAAAAATGGATCAAGCAAAAATTCTTTTAACACAGAACACCAAATAA
- a CDS encoding transglutaminase domain-containing protein, translating into MKFLFTFLITLCTLQVGFSQDFRFGKVSKEELLEKQHPTDSTADAAILYREIKSYFEFSTNEGFYLRTDVFERIKIYNKDGFDWANKKVKLYQSSTGSDEEIKGLKGYTYFLEGDKIQDVKLRNDGIFEEEASEFLELTKFTMPNVKEGCVIEYEYSVTSPFITNIDEYRFQEQIPVNKVSMEFQAPEYFSYKTHQRGWIPFRIQTSTDYMNINLGSISSRSSWGNRGGNTGNKVRSNTTSVLENVYSVIVNDVPALKEEAFTSNIDNFTTALKFELSYTKFPNSTLEMYTTTWEDVSKSIYDSDAFGGQLKRDNYFDDEIDNLLQGVTKDSEKVIRIYEYVKAKMNWNSYKGIYTMEGSKNAYKNGVGNASDINLLLVNMLRYAGIQANPVLVSTKSNGIPLFPTRNGFDYVVAAVETKNNVTLLDATNKEGEPDILKPELLNWQGRLIREDRSSTWVSLYPKTQASQSTLLNLNIDDANYAVKGSAQNRYTGHYALSQRKNYKNIKEEDVRKSLEKRNGDAELSNINFGNLEELYKPVTLQYDFENFEALEEIGGKLYFSPLLFLALEENPFKTNTRQYPIDFSYPIKDRYIITVNIPEGYKVESKPESAKFVLNQNAGLFSYIINEAGNKIQISVDLAINQPVISADSYEDIKRFFQVMVDKENEKIVLSKV; encoded by the coding sequence ATGAAATTTTTATTTACTTTTTTAATTACACTATGCACACTTCAAGTCGGGTTTTCTCAAGACTTTAGATTCGGGAAAGTTTCAAAAGAAGAACTTTTAGAAAAACAACACCCAACAGATTCTACTGCAGATGCAGCAATACTTTACAGAGAAATAAAATCTTACTTTGAGTTTTCTACAAATGAAGGTTTTTATTTAAGAACAGATGTTTTTGAGCGTATTAAGATTTATAATAAAGACGGTTTTGATTGGGCCAATAAAAAGGTAAAGTTGTATCAAAGTAGCACCGGATCTGATGAAGAAATAAAAGGGCTAAAGGGTTACACTTATTTTCTTGAAGGAGATAAAATTCAAGACGTAAAATTACGCAATGATGGTATTTTTGAGGAAGAGGCTAGTGAATTTTTAGAATTAACTAAATTTACAATGCCAAATGTTAAAGAAGGCTGTGTTATTGAATATGAATATTCAGTTACATCACCTTTTATAACTAATATAGACGAGTATCGTTTTCAAGAACAGATACCGGTTAATAAAGTATCAATGGAGTTTCAAGCTCCAGAGTATTTTAGTTATAAAACTCACCAAAGAGGCTGGATTCCTTTTAGAATACAGACTAGTACAGATTACATGAATATTAATTTAGGTTCAATTAGCTCAAGATCTTCTTGGGGAAATAGAGGAGGAAACACCGGAAATAAAGTAAGAAGTAATACAACGTCAGTACTTGAAAATGTTTATTCAGTAATAGTTAATGATGTTCCTGCTCTTAAAGAAGAAGCTTTTACTAGCAATATTGATAATTTTACAACAGCGTTAAAATTTGAATTATCTTATACCAAGTTTCCAAATTCTACTTTAGAAATGTATACCACTACTTGGGAAGATGTTTCAAAATCTATTTATGATTCTGATGCGTTTGGAGGTCAGTTAAAACGCGATAATTATTTTGATGATGAGATTGATAATTTACTGCAGGGAGTAACAAAAGATTCTGAAAAAGTGATTCGCATTTATGAATATGTAAAAGCAAAAATGAATTGGAATTCCTATAAAGGAATTTATACTATGGAAGGCTCCAAAAATGCCTATAAAAACGGTGTTGGTAATGCTTCAGATATTAATCTTTTGCTTGTGAATATGTTGCGATATGCAGGTATACAAGCCAATCCTGTTTTAGTAAGTACTAAATCAAACGGAATACCGCTTTTTCCAACTAGAAATGGATTTGATTATGTTGTAGCAGCAGTAGAAACAAAAAATAATGTAACACTCCTTGATGCTACTAATAAGGAAGGTGAACCTGATATTTTAAAACCTGAACTATTAAACTGGCAAGGTAGATTAATAAGAGAAGATAGAAGTTCTACTTGGGTTTCTTTATATCCAAAGACTCAAGCTTCTCAAAGTACTTTACTTAATTTAAATATTGATGATGCCAATTATGCAGTAAAGGGGTCTGCTCAAAACAGGTATACAGGACATTATGCGTTAAGTCAAAGAAAAAACTATAAAAATATAAAAGAAGAAGACGTGCGCAAATCTCTAGAAAAAAGAAATGGAGATGCAGAACTTTCAAACATCAATTTTGGAAATCTAGAAGAACTTTATAAACCTGTAACCCTTCAATATGATTTTGAAAACTTTGAGGCCCTTGAAGAAATAGGAGGGAAGCTATACTTTTCTCCACTTCTTTTTTTAGCCTTGGAAGAGAACCCTTTTAAAACTAATACACGTCAATACCCAATAGACTTTAGTTACCCTATAAAGGATAGATATATTATCACTGTAAATATTCCTGAAGGCTATAAGGTTGAATCTAAACCTGAAAGTGCTAAATTTGTATTAAACCAAAATGCAGGGTTATTTAGTTATATAATTAATGAAGCAGGTAATAAAATTCAAATTTCTGTAGATTTGGCAATTAATCAACCTGTTATTTCAGCAGATAGTTATGAAGATATAAAGAGATTCTTTCAGGTAATGGTTGATAAAGAAAATGAAAAAATAGTTCTTTCAAAAGTTTAA
- a CDS encoding nucleotide pyrophosphohydrolase, protein MNIDNAQQAVDNWIKEHGVRYFNELTNMAQLTEEVGEVARIIARRYGEQSEKESDKNKDLGEELADVLFVVLCLANQTGVNLEDAFNKKLDLKTKRDHDRHHNNDKLK, encoded by the coding sequence ATGAATATTGACAACGCACAACAAGCAGTAGATAATTGGATAAAAGAACACGGAGTACGTTATTTTAATGAACTTACTAACATGGCTCAACTTACTGAAGAAGTAGGTGAGGTTGCCCGCATAATTGCTCGTAGATATGGTGAGCAAAGCGAAAAGGAAAGTGATAAAAATAAAGACCTTGGTGAAGAGTTGGCCGATGTATTGTTTGTTGTGCTTTGTTTAGCAAATCAAACAGGTGTAAACCTAGAAGACGCATTTAATAAAAAACTAGATCTTAAAACCAAAAGAGATCACGACCGCCATCATAACAATGATAAACTTAAATAA
- the dtd gene encoding D-aminoacyl-tRNA deacylase, with product MRIILQRVKEASVTVNKEVVSKIDQGFLILLGVEAEDTQDDIDWLCRKTSRLRIFSDEQDAMNYSIQDVGGDVIVVSQFTLHASTKKGNRPSFVKAAKPNFAEDLYQKFTESLEKEIGKKVQTGVFGAMMDVQLINDGPVTIFIDSKKRE from the coding sequence ATGCGAATTATTCTACAACGAGTTAAAGAAGCTTCAGTAACTGTAAATAAAGAAGTTGTTTCAAAAATTGATCAGGGATTTTTAATTTTATTAGGAGTTGAAGCAGAAGATACTCAAGATGATATCGATTGGTTATGTAGAAAAACTTCGAGATTGCGAATTTTTTCAGATGAACAAGACGCAATGAATTATTCTATACAAGATGTGGGTGGAGATGTGATTGTAGTAAGTCAATTTACATTACATGCAAGTACAAAAAAAGGGAACAGACCTTCATTTGTTAAAGCTGCAAAACCAAATTTTGCTGAAGATTTATACCAGAAATTTACTGAAAGCCTAGAGAAAGAAATAGGTAAGAAGGTGCAAACCGGAGTCTTTGGAGCTATGATGGACGTGCAATTAATTAATGATGGACCAGTTACAATTTTTATAGACTCAAAAAAAAGAGAATAA
- the rsgA gene encoding ribosome small subunit-dependent GTPase A, which translates to MKGTVYKSTGSWYTVKSQQGEFYQCRIKGKFRIGGIKSTNPVAVGDHVVFDVETKGDETIGVIHTIETRDNYIIRKSVNLSKQTHIIATNIDVAFLLITLNNPTTFTAFIDRFLVTAEAYHVKAVLLFNKIDLYNEEELLEIKYLAALYRKIGYECIGISAKTGKNIHKVKDLMQDKVTLFSGHSGTGKSTLVNAIEPGLNLKTAEISEQHQQGQHTTTFAEMHDLSFGGQIIDTPGIRGFGVVEIDKEELGNYFPEFFERKQDCKFNNCLHINEPNCAIKEALENSEIAWSRYKSYLQILEGEDDGYRKDVYKKD; encoded by the coding sequence ATGAAAGGCACTGTTTATAAATCAACCGGAAGCTGGTACACCGTAAAGTCACAACAAGGTGAGTTTTATCAATGCCGTATAAAGGGAAAATTTAGAATAGGTGGGATAAAAAGCACCAATCCTGTTGCAGTAGGTGATCATGTTGTTTTTGATGTTGAAACCAAAGGAGATGAGACCATTGGCGTTATTCATACTATTGAAACACGCGATAATTACATTATTAGAAAATCTGTAAACCTTTCAAAACAAACACATATAATTGCTACCAATATTGATGTTGCGTTTCTATTAATAACTCTTAATAACCCAACAACATTTACGGCTTTTATTGATCGTTTTTTGGTAACTGCAGAAGCTTATCACGTAAAAGCAGTACTACTTTTTAATAAAATTGACTTATACAACGAAGAAGAACTGCTAGAGATTAAATATCTGGCCGCACTTTACCGAAAAATAGGATATGAGTGTATTGGTATCTCAGCAAAAACAGGAAAAAATATACACAAGGTAAAAGACCTTATGCAAGATAAAGTTACACTATTCTCTGGTCATAGTGGAACCGGCAAATCTACGTTGGTCAACGCAATTGAACCCGGTTTAAATTTGAAAACCGCAGAAATATCTGAACAACATCAACAAGGGCAACATACCACAACATTTGCTGAAATGCATGATCTTAGTTTTGGTGGTCAAATAATTGATACTCCCGGTATTCGTGGGTTTGGCGTTGTTGAAATTGATAAAGAAGAACTAGGTAATTATTTCCCTGAATTTTTTGAACGCAAACAAGATTGTAAGTTTAATAACTGCCTTCACATCAATGAACCCAATTGTGCTATTAAAGAAGCGCTTGAAAATTCAGAAATTGCTTGGTCACGCTATAAAAGTTATTTGCAAATTCTAGAAGGTGAAGATGATGGTTACCGAAAAGATGTTTACAAAAAAGATTAA